ACCCCTCTCCGGCGCACACAGCCTTCAGCACGCCAACGGCCGCTGTGGTCTGACGTTCGAAGCCCTGACCGATGTGATCGGCGTGGGCCCGAGTCCGGTCTTCAAACAGCATCTCTCGGAGCTGTTACACAGCCGGGCCTTCAAAGTCTCAAGAAAAACAATTCAGGACACATCCGCGAATACTCTGTTCTCCTGAGGAAAAATAACACCCCAAATATGAGTCACTTAATACCTGATCCATTGATTTTTATTGGACACTATAAAGTTTTAATCGATCAGGGCCATTGAAATCTGAATAAATCTCCAACATTATATCAGACATGCAGCTACATGGAGAGCTTGCCCCAGATTTAGTATGTTAAGACTTATCCCAGCACTTTGTAACCTGTTTAAATACAGttgatattattataaaacagaTTATCAACAGGGCAATTTCAGGCTCTTCCAACttcataatttaataaaaatgtagtttttcTTAAACCTTTATGGAGACATGCTCCGAGACACTTTGAAAACAGATGGTACACTGTGGAGACTTCACTTTAACGCACTATTTATATATTAACCTGAAGTCCGGTTTCTGTGCCGCGTGGAGCATCCtgtctgtaaaaacatattttatttatcaaccAGGGACTGAAGTGAcctcctgtgtttttaaaagtacaaTAAATTATTGAAATTCTGTTTCAGCCGCAGCTATGAAGAGTATATGTTTCTCCAAGtatctgattttcttttttttttaatcaaattgttCCGTCTCAGTGAGCGGATAtggatttttcttgttttgttgtgttattgatGTCTTGATTTGATCAATATTGGAGTACAGCCCACTTGCTAATGTAGCCCACAGCATTTCCCCAGTGCCTGTCCTTAACTGTGAACTACTAAATGGTCCAGAGTCACGGAGAGGAGGAGTTCTGTCCTTTCACAAGTTTTTTTATGAGTCAAAGTTTCCCATTTTCACTGGAAAATGAGAATCAAGCCTTAAATTGGTGTCAAAAGCCACTGAACACTCACCAGATACCTGTGGTCTAAACTGGGTCGTCTCAGTGGAACGAAGTCCAGAGAGCAGGGTTGTGTATTTCATGGTTAAACTCACCGCAGCCCACGGAGCTCCAGCTCTCTGGGTCAGTTTCCCTCTGAGAACGTCCGTTCAGAGACAGAACTCCTCGCCGTGCGGTTCCTTGGTGGAACGAGGTGATAACTAAGCACTTGATGCCAGTTGCGAGGCCCTGCAGCTCTTTTTATGCTCTTAGGTTTCAGAtgttacaaaaaagaaaacatgacaggaacatatatttttttgtacaaTTGTGACAAAAATTAAGGTTGAAAAAATAAAGTCTCCAGGGGCTcgtgttgttttcacagaatttatttatctcaaagtttttggtttgttttgttttctattttgtttctgtgattttcCACTGTCAGCACTGTAGTGTACATAAGAGGTTTttgtaaagaggaaaacaacTTGTAGTGTGGTTTCTACTTTAAATATGAGCCTAGCTAATAAAAGGTTcaatgtatgaaaatgtttggGTGAGAACTGATGTTTTATTGCTCtggtggtttaaaaaaacatgcatgtttcaaaagaaaattaagaatTATGTTCATGTATTTTTTGAAATCCCAGCATTTGCGATTCATATTAAGTCATTGATGCCAAAATGGGTTAAAAGgaaatgtttcctttttgaTGAATAGCTCTATAGAGCAGAGTTTTTATCAGTGGGTCCATGTTTTGTCAGTTCACTTCACATCCTGTCTGATTCATTCCACCGACTGACAACTCCTGGTGGTAACCCACAAAGGACTGTTGCAAACAAACATGAGTAATACTGTGAACAATACTGGATTGtaaaaagtgaagctaaaagTGTCTTTATCACCGTCTGGTCGCTGGCTGCAGTTTAGGCCgtgaaccctgcctcctccatgttagcagatgggacaagggTCAAATTAAgaagtcaaaatacatgttaaatgcgtttttcttaaagatggcttctgtcatttttaGTCGTTCTTTTCCCACTGACGTTTGTCGAAGTGCTCATTTTTGATagatgcaagatggcagctgtTTGtacctgagatattttggctttgtttctggatagtgggaagaagtgaggatgcatcgtccatctttatatacagtctatgagatAAAGTATAGATGATAGCAGCTTTAAGATATATACGATTTATGTCATGTTGATATCAGACTGACTTGACATTCTCCACTTTacaccggcagcagcagctcagaacACTTAGAACGTCTCTGTGTGCTCGGttaaagaacacaaacacctgtctgtctttaaAGGGCAACAAAAGGCCATTTTCTATACATCTCATTCTACGAGACAACACCTCTGATGTTTACCTGCctgtgatttctctctctctctctctctctctctcgctctctctcgttGCTGTTATGCAAGACGCCCACTCACTGCAGTCTGCAGCAATGAACTCAGCACTTTTACCAGGCGAGAGCCGAGCAGACAGCACACGCACAGCACAATGCAGCAGCCCCGTAACAGAGGGCTGGTGTGTGTCACGTCAAATATGACTCAAAACCTCCTTTTCTCCCTGGATTCATcccttcactcactcacacacacacacagcaggaatgCCAGAGAGATCAGCTGATCTGTTAAAGGGTGGGAATGGGAGCGAGGCAGGAAGTCAGGGCAGGGACACAGCGTTTTTTTTGGAGGGAATACTCGGAAAAACCTTCACATGAAcgtggcgcacacacacagactgtacaGTCCTTCAGAACACACTCACTGCTCGAGGTTTGAATAACAATTGGAATAGTTCTACTGATCTAGTAACAGCACTCGTGGTCACTTTGCAACTTCTTTGCCTTAAAATAGCAGCAggtccagcaagttcaagagtaatgctgGACTGtggaaccagaagagctgctgctggaataAATACACCAAGCTCTGGACAGGAGATCGTGTCCGCTCACCAGGATGACGGGTGGGAATTAAAGTGGCCCCATGCTACCAAAATTATTGTTAAAATACCAGAATGAAAAATGCCACAGTTTCATATAAATCATTTACTATAAAGACGTGCATGCCACatcaaaacatacatttattttcttgtcaACTTAGTGCAAAATAATGTGAAGAATGATTTCGAAATACTCTCGAAACAATCACAtggcacaaaagaaaacacctcTCAGTTGTACACGGTGTCGGCTGTACCGTGACGTTGGATCAATGATCAActcaacacagaaaataatcTGTTGAGCTTTGTTGTAGTTTGACATTAATACTTTAAATGGAATATACGGTAAGAACATGATCTTAATTTCTTCACCAACAAGTCATTTGTGatagatttaaaaatattaaatctatCTTGGACCAGCTTAATGATTTTCTTGGTACACATAATGATTCAAATGGTACAAAATAAGAATTGTACAAGACAGAGAGGGCAGCCTGTAGATaaaaagccaaacaaaacaaacaaaacccttAAAAAGTTAATCTATGActtgtaaaataacatttggCCAACTACCCTCCGCAGCTCtggaatgaaaaacacaaagtgccTGTGTGTAAATACAGCCAAACAATATCTGAAGCACATGTATCAAAATTAATACTCCACAATCTGGTACCAAGagcaaatgtttaaatacagaaaaattaAGTCAATATTCATCAAATACTGTTTGTTCACTTCCCTCcccagcatcagcagcagcgcTAGTTTatgtacaattaaaaaaaataatcaatagcataagaaaaagttttttttttccccagtgtCGGCTTCACAGTAGTTTTATACAAATGCATTTGATTCCTGCATTGGCATTTTTTGTATTCTTcgtaaagaaataaaacattttgagcGTTGTTGGATTTTTATCTCCGCcgtttgtttgtcaacaggattatgcaaaagtgagattttcaccaaacatggaaggatgggacatgatcctagaaagaacccattaaagttcAGGGCTAATCCAggaattatgtttttgtaaacGTTGCGAGATTTTCACCAAATACTCTGAGAAACCCATGgtactgatatttctgtgtgtgtaaaactaCGTCCAAATTAACATGAAGGATTCGGTGCAAAAtctgggccttggcagaggtattgCTCTAAACTGAGAGCCAGcctatttgttttgtttcctttaaatGAATATACTGTGATTCACATGCGGTCACAGGCAGCAGAGGGCCAGCTCTGCTTCAACCTTCACTGAACACTTCACGGAGTTCTTCTATTTTTACAATCTATTATTCATAAGATCGGATGTATCTGGTTTGGATTCCTTCTCGAGTCTCAGTCCTCTGTGGAGACAATCGGGCCAAGGCGAAAGTCTCCACTTTCACAAAGTAATGgtcatacaaacacattttgtacaGAAGTCTTGCGTTGGTGTAAttaccccccctcctctcctcaggcctctctcctctcaggaaAGATATTCAGCCCCAGCTCCACCAGCGCTCCCAGTAACATGGTCCACAGCGGAATGCACACAAACGTCAGCTTCAGGTCGGCCAGCTTCTCCAGCTTGGCGCACAGTGTCAGGCAGAAGCCCAGCTTGAGCAGCATGGCGGTCAGGTACCAGGCGCGCAGCCGCAGGTCCGGGGAGCCGTTGCGGGGGTCGTACCCAGGCTTGCAGCGGCCTGCCATCTTGATGGCGAGCATGAGGATGAGGATGCCATCGAAGACCCAGACAGGGAGAAAGATGAGGAACCAGTTCCACTGCACCTGGGGGGAGGAATAGGAGAAGATGTCAGTCACAGTAAGGGGAATCCACCCTACTGAGTTTTATTCTAACTTCTATTATGACTGATTTATTAAACCCCACAAGCAGAGAACACAAGAAATCCTGTGATTGAAATAACTACAATATCATTTTACATATCATAGACAGCTTTTAATCAAACTGGTGTCTGATAGGAGAACAAACAACGTCTTACCTTCCCATCCAGTTTGAGCACGAGCATGATGAGGAAGACTAGGGTGAAGACCCAGGTCAGTAAAACCCTCTGAGCCAGAGACATGTCACTGACTGCGGACACACACCAGAGGGGAAACACGATCACAAACTGGACATCCACAGAAAAGACACAATCGATTGTTATGTGTTATATGTGGAGTCAATTAGCGAGAAACGCCCTCATAAGAACAGACAGTAACACTTGAAGAGCTGctaatatacatttaaaaccGAATATGGttagaaatatgaaaatctaATGCAGACTGCAGCTGGATTTGATTTTGAATGTATTGATTTCATTCATCGTTAGTTAGCCGGCCTCACAACAACAGCTATCTTTAGCTTGTATAGCCTGGTAGCATTAAGCTAACCGGTTTCACTTCATAGATTCCAGTGTATTTCTGGATTCAAGATGGACGTGTCCCTGTCGCTGTTGCCTCGCTCTCGTGCTCACGTACCGTTTCCGTTAAGATGTCACATAATGATCCGCGTACATTCTCCGGTAACGGGAACAAACAGGCGGAGCTTCCTGCGCCGTTATCCGGTGCTGCCGCGAGCCCCGCCCCTCCTGCAAGCCGATTGGGGATCATCCGTTGAGGGCTCTTACCGTAAAGCTTGCAATAAAACACGCACCTCGCTGCAGTGAATTTAATCGTCCACTAGAGGTGAGTGAAGCTCTTTCAGTTACCCCCCTAGTTGGGATTAAGCCCGACTCATCGCTCTGTTAATTAAAACCACCGTGTTTTCATGTCACGTTGAACAAACTCAAGTTTAATTCGAGGTAAAATGAGCCCGATACCCTCCCCTGTGCTCCCTGTTAGCCGCGAGAGAGGCTCGCTAGCTTAAACCGTGTTGTCGCGTTCGCCCCGTGGTTTACGGTGGCGAGCTGGAGTAGTGTTTCTGCGGCGGGGAGGAAAAAGCTAAAGCCTCAAACATCGGCGATCAGACTCTCAGCATCTGCACCGAGAGACGAGCCTGGAGAGAGCAGCGGGTCGAAGCACGTCCGGATACAAGCGCACCTCTGCGTGAGAgcgagagtgaggaggaggaggaagagagaggaaggagtcAGAGCAGCCGCCATAGCTGAAGAGGTAAGAGTTTAGTTTAGTGTTTGGACAGACAGCTGTGTGGGCTCTTTGTGGCTGCCGGGTAGCATCCAGCTAACTGTGTAGCATCACAGCAGctagcagggggggggggggggatgtgtgtgtgattgtttgtgtgtgtgtgtgtgtgtgtgtggttgtgtgcgtgtagtaaagtcatgagtgtgtgtttgtgtgcgtgcgtgtgtgcgtgcgtgtgtgcctgCCGCTACATGTAGGGTAGCTGCAGAATTAGCTGCCCTGTGGGTGATTTACAGCGCGGCTCGGGTCGTGTCCTTTTTTGGGTAGTGAAAACACCATGTCGCTCATTTAGCTGCAGAGTACTTCACTCATGTACTGCAAATCTGCACACGATACACACTTATATTGTGTCTTTATACTCTGTTAAACATTAGATCGGACCCCAAAAAAGTATCCAAGTACTGCAGGGCACTATTATCTCCATTAGGGCTGGAcgataatataatataatttaaatatcgGCCGATATCGATGATTATCGCGATAAACAGAAGcaaaatattaaacaaaatataataagaCATAATTATCCATACTTGCACAATGCATTAGAAATACATCAATATATAGTGAACCTTTTGTTAAATTGTTGTTGATGATAATTATGTTGCCATCATTATTGATGGTTTTATTTCCGAGCCCTAATCTCCATTGCCCCACTTTTAGGGGCCACGTCGCTTGAAATCATTAAGAATTTATATCGTTTTTCTAATGTGAAACAATCTTACGGGAAAACTAGCTTGTGTATCGTCTCACACAGACAATGCCAGGTATTTCACTCTAGTTTAGACCTGGAGACTTGATGGATTTCTTTGTGGTTACCTCATAAATTATCATCAACACTGCATGGATGGGAGATGTATGTCACCTGTCTCCCCACAGATCTGTGTCAGCATCTGGCTGTTTTACCACCTCAACCTATAAATCACCTGGTGCGTCGCCCTCTTTCTCGATGAATCTGTCAACCCGTAATTTCCATCTGATCTGTATAATGTTTGGAAATAATGAAAGACGTCAATCGCAGCCTCCCGGAGTCCAAACTTATAACCTTAAACTGCTTCATTTGTGCAGATGTTACTGAAATCACAAGTTTAGCATCatataagacaaagaaaaccagCAAATATTGCAGATTGAATGTATATTAAAACAGCAAATTAATAATCGACTTATCGCTTAGACTCGAAACTATAATTTGCTCCTCTAGTCTTAATCGCTGGCTTTGATCTACTTACTTATTCTCTATTGTGTTCTGTCCTATAATGGTCTCCCTCCTCTACCTATCCTGTGTCACTGCTGGGGAAACTGTCGCAGTCTTCAGCAGGCGGTCAGGCTCGCAGTTCAGCCGGCTGTGTGATTATCACACATTGATTAACACGATTTGACAtccagccagtctgtctcttccactgtctgactaaCACTGTCATCGCTCATCCAGATTTTCCACTGCAATCATCAATTTCACCCCTAAATTAACTCAACTCGCTGCACTGGCACAATCCCGTAGGAATCCATATCACTGAATTCACCCTTTTTTCCCCTGTCATCCGATATTTTTCCTTGTAAATCAGAATCTGTTCATACAGGCTGAAAAGGTGGAACGGTTTTAAATCCGTAGCCTgtaagaaaatgacaaacagcagTATCATCTACTGCTGCACCTGTTCTGCTTGACTGTGTTTGGACTGTAGCCTagaatcaaacatgtttttgttccacTGTGCTGGTTAGACAGTGGCACGGTGTGATgtggatttctgtgtttttaatatttcaagaGGTGCTTTACTGTTTCTAAAAACCAAACTGCAGGATTAGCCCTGTTGTGTAGCAATGACGCAAAACctttaattagattttgtttttgtgtgactCCTGTGCAGTTACGCAGGTACTCAGTCCACCTGCAGTCCCCGTGAATGTTTACGGGGactgcagcaggaaactgtgGTTTCAAGAGAGCACTCAGTAAAATGGGTTAGCTGTCGACAAATGAGAGATGAAAATTACCATTGCTGTTTGCACATTCACATATAGGCTGgctgtgctcacacacacacacacacacacacacacacacacacacacacacacacacacacacagtgattgaGGTTGCCTGACGGTGTGATTTTGAGACATTGAGTGACTAGTTATTGGTTTGGGTAAAAGCACTTGTCTGTCAGTGTAGCTGTGCATCAGTTCTGCAGCGTTCAGGAGCTGGAGGTCAGTTACTGCAGTCTATACATCTGTATTTGCACAAagcgaggtgtgtgtgtgtgtgtgtgtgtgtgtgtgtgtgtgtgtgtgtgtgtgtgtgtgtgtgtgtgtgtgtgtgtgtgtgtgtgtgtgtgtgtgtgtgtgtgtgtgtgtgtgtgtgtgtgtgtgtgtgtgtgtgtgtgtgtgtgtgtgtgtgtgtgtgtgtgtgtgtgtgtgtccacagacCCAGACTATTGTTTGACAAGCGAGAgtcccctctcctctgtctgtctattCGAGGAGCTCTTAGAAGATGCTCTTTGTGTTCTGCAGCTACAATCTGCCTGCAGAGCTTGTTACATCATCAGCTGCAACGTtgttacatcacacacactttactgcc
Above is a genomic segment from Hippoglossus hippoglossus isolate fHipHip1 chromosome 23, fHipHip1.pri, whole genome shotgun sequence containing:
- the LOC117757673 gene encoding transmembrane protein 60-like, yielding MSLAQRVLLTWVFTLVFLIMLVLKLDGKVQWNWFLIFLPVWVFDGILILMLAIKMAGRCKPGYDPRNGSPDLRLRAWYLTAMLLKLGFCLTLCAKLEKLADLKLTFVCIPLWTMLLGALVELGLNIFPERREA